From the genome of Carassius auratus strain Wakin chromosome 29, ASM336829v1, whole genome shotgun sequence:
TACTTTGTATATGGGTTCTGAGTTTGTGATGTCCCAGTTGACTGTTCTTGAGTCAGGATTGTTGATTTAGTTGTCCAACATCTGATTAGTCTGTTAGTGAGATTAAGTAGTGAGTTTAaactacatttattaaaatgtgtgaaaattattttctttcatttgaatATTTCAGTGCAATATTTATTGACATGCATTTTTgcctttttataaaatataatatataaacctaTTTCATTGtattacaatattttgttttatttatagatagatggatattaATTTTGCATGttagatatatttatatcaatttataaacaatattgtgtattttatattttataaactaaATACTCCtatatatctgtctatctatacATCAGAAAAATttactaacaaaaaaaatatgaagatagAAACCATATATTCACTGTGCCAGATGATGCAGAAACctgtcttattattttttttctgtgttttcagtgtctcTTTTCAAGGAGGGTGGTACACGAAAAGGAGgagaaaacaacagaaaaagaggaagaagaggacaaGAGCTCTGATGAAGGACTTCTGCTGCAGGCACACCACGCCATGGAGAGGATGGAGGAGTTTGTGCACAAGGTCAGTTCATCTCACGCCCACAGCTGAGACCCTCTGTAAACACAGATATACATTATCATTGAGTTCACATGACAAGGGTTATACGGTGAAGATAAACGCATGACATCAGCGCACCTCTCCTGATCACAGCTGCCTTTGCACGAACAAGTCACAGTCCTCCAATACGGAAAACATCCCTGCCAAACCAGACGCCCATCTTCCGGCTCCGGCAGCTTCTCATCTCAGTCTTGTATTGAGAGTCTGCCATATGCAGAGGAACAGGAACTGAAAGCAGTCCTTTGTAGCATGTTCTGAGCCCCTTCTGCTTTAATGGCTCTTTCCTTCCTCTCCTCTCTCCCCCTCTGGGGAAGAAGCCAAAGCTCTCTGTGTCGAAGAGCAAGCACAGTTTAAGATCCAATCAGTGCCATTCACAATCAGGACTTGGGTACAAACTCTTGAAAGGAATGCATCTAAGAAGGCTTTAAAACACGCATTCTGACAGATGACCAAAAGGCACATCATGGAGTCGAGTCAGTCGAACAAACTGACCTAGTTTcatgttctgttttgtttgtaTAAAAGTATGTCCTGACACACACAGAGCTAGGAGCGGTTCTCTCAGCAGATACAGCATGTTCATGGCCTCTTTGCCCTCGGCTGTATTCACTGCATGTGCTATTTTTATAGATATAATCCTGTGGTCACGCCTGTGACTGGTATGATAGCACAGGAGTGGTTTTTGTCAGCCTGATTTGGCAGAATGCTGTTGAGAACCTGCAAAGCTTCTTAGCAGTGTCACCACTGCTGATAAAGAGAAACCAAGCAACCTagttttaagaaagaaaaaaaaagattcatataGATGGATAGAAAGGAACACCGTCTGTGTAATTGTGCCAATGAAGATGTTATGCCAAGATGTTATTGCACTTGATGTGTTCTTTGGTCCTAACTAGACTCTTTTGCTGAGGgattaatagttcacccaaagattaaaatttgctgaacatttatttgccctcaggccatccaatgtgagttaggttttttttcttctaaacagatctggagaaatgtaccATTACATCTTGCTCACCAATAAATAATCTGCAtagaatgggtgccgtcagaatgagtccaaacagctgattaaaagcAATAAACCACAAGTAAACCAATTCAATGCAGAGaattcactggtgagcaagtaatgtagcctaatgctgaatttcttcaaatctgttcctacaaagaaacaaactcctctacacattgggtggcctgagggtgagaacatttcagcaaatttccatttttgtgtaaaccGTTCCGTTAAACTGCATGTTATTCAGGTAGCTTGCTATAAATTTCAGCTTACTTTGTTGGATTCACAGGTTGTTGCTACAACTTGACAGATGTTGACTTGCACTGCCCTGCTGTAACTTGTGCATGAAATAATACATAAGCTTGTGTACCTAGATTTGTGCTAACATACTCCTCTAGAGCATTTTTTGAGCCTTAGAATTATTTCTGGCTCTCTGTATATGTAATTTTTGCCTGTGCCTTAACTCATATAATTACTGTAATACTTATCTCTTACTCTCAACCTCTCTCACATACACCATGTAATTACTTTCTGAAGTCAAATGAGAGGGCTTTTTTTTATGCCAACTAGTAATGCTGACCTGAGGTTGGCATAATGACATGTCAAAGAGTGGCCAGATACGTCATCTTTTGAAAACTGCATGGTTGCTTTTGAGATCTTATAGTGATGCTTTTAATTTTGTGTCTTAGATGTGGGAGGGGAGATGGCGTGTCATTCCACATGATGTCCTCCCTGATTGGCTGAAGGATAATGATTTCCTTTTGCATGGGCACAGGCCACCCATGCCCTCCTTCAGAGCTTGTTTCAAGAGCATCTTCAGAATCCATACAGAAACGGGCAACATTTGGACACATCTTCTGGGTATGGAAAACACATCTatacacatttataattttttttttttccctcattttttaaaataaccagTCTAGGGATTTGTTCCTGGGTACAgccagcaaattaagaaaactaATAATAAGGCAACATTTAAATACAGTATCACCATAGGAACTACATCAGAGCAGTATGCCTCTCTTCATGCATAGGCTGACTCTGTGCTGGGTAAACAAAACACATGcccataaaaaataacataacatttaaatgaatttaatatttatttaatttatgtatagtacccataataaaaataaatgtaaataaccaagtataaatttatataataaaattgaattgGAAAAATTACATCAGACCAGTAAGCACTCACTGTCTGCATGCTGTACTGCCACCTAGAGGAGAAATATTACCATTCTTCACATAACGTTGAATGTAGGAGCTGGTGTAATGGCTCTAGGTAATGGTACCGATCGTAAGATGAGACTGTAATGTGCGGCTATTGATCTTCTTCAGCTTTGAACTTGTGGTGTGACTGAGCCATAATGGATGCAGATGTTTGATGTTGATCTGCTAGTGACTGCTAAGCTTTCTGATGTGCTTTGAGTTCAGTTTGATTTCGATTTTACTCtttgtacatttattgtattgACCTGTAGAGGGGCCTCTGTGTAAGTACCTTAAATGATTAGCATTTATAGGGTTATTGAGAttttacactcacacacagttaACCAGTATTTTCCTTGTATCTACAGGCTGCCTGTTCTTTCTCTGTCTGGGCATTGTGTACATGTTCAGGCCCAATATGACATTTGTGGCCCCGTTCCAGGAGAAGATTGTTATAGGCGCGTTCTTCCTGGGGGCCATTCTCTGCCTGTCCTTCTCCTGGCTCTTTCACACAGTCTACTGCCACTCGGAGGGGGTGTCCCGTGTCTTCTCAAAGTAAGCACCTTACTGCAAATACTCCTTGTTATCCACTAAATGGTTTAAAGTGAGTGGACATGGCCATTTTAGCTTGAATGTGCACAAAACAGCTTGTTATGCTCCttgataatgtattattttaattataaactgTGGTCTGTAGCGCAAATAGTTTTACTGTTTGATGCCATTTATTCCTCTAGTTATTTATCCATAGCAGCTAATGAGTCTgaagtctcgcacattcacaAAAAATAGCTTTCTTCCACTTTGCAGAAGTATTCCCAACTGCTAAGGAATTTTAACTGTGGGTGACATGTTTTAGTAGTTTAATATTAATTGATGCACTAGGATCACTACatggcatttattaatctttgttaatgttacttGGTAGATATAGTTCTTTAGTTATGAAGTGTATTATGGactaatgttaatataaattactttaaattaaaattaattatatgtaaatattaaccATATCAAGATTTATTCTGTTTTCTATATATCCTATCTATTGGTATATCATATTTACATAGTTAAAATGATATCAAAGTTGAttaagtttttgtgtttgtttaaattgctcaagtttagtacatttaaaaatgttaatttacatttgtttaatcataatttaatagtaatattaattaatttgaatatgtaaaattattttaagaatcataaagttaatttaaaaattttctcTTAATGTGCTTTCTCTCATTCTGCCTTGTCACAGGTTAGACTATTCGGGCATAGCATTCCTGATCATGGGCAGTTTTGTACCCTGGCTGTATTACTCTTTCTACTGCTCCCCTCAGCCCTGTTTCATATACCTAATAGTGGTGTGTGTCCTGGGGGTCACTGCCATCATCGTCTCACAGTGTGATTTCTTCGCCACACCACAGTACCGTGGAGTCAGGGCCGGTAAGATGCAATCTTTATTGTTCAGGACATTATCTTCTGCATGCTTTTGATCAGAATAGAATTTACTCCTCTGTCCTGCTCTAGTACACCATAACCCCCAGGAACAGTGTAACAAGAAGTAACCGAGAAATAGCCAACCATAAAACCACTTAACTCCCTTTCTCCTAATGTCTACTTGCACTGAGTGTTAATTTTGGAGGTATAAATAGGCCTGTCGCGATagtcgataaatcaattaatctttcatttgcttgtggatgtttgcatctcaagtgatacagcattgtacttgcacaactactgtactttattttaataccgcGTAGCATATTCTGCAAGTAACTTTGTTGCCTTTTCTGTCAAAATGGGCCTACTTTTTGCTcgcttcatttggcttgctcagctaaatatgCATGTGGTTGCGTGTGTCCCAGTGAGTTAACACACTCACGCTTGTCATtttcttctttccaaagcgcaCGGGGCGTATGTCGTTTAGTGTtatcaaaagacccggtacttcggtaccaagtcagtactaaaaaaatataaatgtgacggtaccaggtttctttaagtaccggtagtaccgaggtcccgttcaaacccggttcagcgctatgatttccgcgaagcaggacttaaaacttacattttaatatggacagtcatggaatttgtcaaagttagcataaattaatcaaatcaaatctccatatggacctgtatctgtaaatgttaagccgccaaagttgtttgaaatatgaatccgtgttctgcgcgtctctgtgtgaattaataaatggcagagacgtgcgggtttgtttactacattgactgaagcacatgacgcttgcattaatttcagcatctgagcttctgACTTCTCTCTCCAttaagcgatctgaacttttcagttcatctcaatggatgcacagcGCACCTATATTTGATGCtcacgactcaccgtcgctttactgatagcgctgtttctcacacatgcaaagagagagagagtcttaccacgctgaatcgacacgctatatgtaaactattgtTTGTTGTcttctgtcaaaataatggagttcatttataattattcaactttttcaaacaagcagaagatatgccggtttctccggtagtgggcggagctaacacgcaaatggcaatttcattggctgacgCTCAACTAGTACCGtgcctgttttgatttcagcaaatcagttcgaccGAACCcaagacaacgtgattaatattcatgaacccagcagctcatcaattcatagtgcattgtatatacattcgtgtgatagtagaattagtagtaatattatcttttaataataattatgatctattactattttcttttacagaaaccctcaatgaccagaaatattttaagcatcaccaccagtcttaagttcagttaaaatgacaaatatgcattcattaggcctaaaagttaattttttacataaaggtattgtgctagaatttttttttactattatttagtaaaatgtatgtgatactgctactactgtagaaaaaaaaactttatttaaaaaaaaaaaaaaatcacaatatttcttccatgttttaattttaaaatcaaatcccctttatttattaaaaataagatgTTTAAATTTCGGTGAatcttgtttactgtttttcataattatataacttgtagaaaaagtttaaacacacttttaaataagtataaagaatggcattggttttatttttagtgctaaattgttttttttaattagcctatttttgtgttttgctttggtactgaaattggtaccgagaaccgtggattttcactggtatctgtaccgaatactgaaatgttggtaccgtgacaacactactgTCGTTGCTAAGCGTCCATCAGCTACGATATCCATTACAAGGGAATTTCAGCAATGGATTCAAAAACGAGCTCGTCGCacctagggatgggtaccgaaacccggtattaaactggccccggggctaaattatgaaagaccgtggTATCAGTATAAGATCTGACGCTATCAGTTCtactttcggtactggagggaaaaaaattaatgtactatgtatttttgcttaattttatcgtgcacattttatcttaccaaacatttctaatgtgctaTGATATTAAGacatttgtctgtgagatctCATGCGCGCCGGTGAAGCTATCTgttagtcaaacacacacacacacacacaccacaacaagCGCGACGCACGCAcacagtacgaaaactcccgcttaattatagcgtgacgatggcgaagagatttgcttaatgttatcgtgcacattttaacTTACCAAACACTTCTAATTTGTGATATTAAGACGtctgtctgtgagatctgcgagatctctcatgcgcgctgtggaggctgtctgtcagtctcacacacacacacacacacacacataaggggccgttcacatatcacgtctttagCGTTCTCAAGTTCGTcatttcaaatgtaggcgtgcGGGAGGCGCACTCTGAGGCGCATCTGCCCCGCAtccagttaaaaacatctcaacttttcagaatgccgcaagcacacTGCAGGGTCATAtagcttcctcaccttttccgtaacaacgttgaaagttcagccaaaatgaaggaacagctgatcatagctgtatgtggatttgtaagttaatttagtagcagagctactgcaagcattTTTTTCGTGccgcaaatccatttatccattgctgaaatgtcCGCGTCTTTATGGAGAGAGCTTCTTTGGAAAGAAGAAaggttttccacgcgttttaggcgcgatatgtgaacggcccctaacacaacacaaagtaacacaacacaatgtaccgataagaataccgttaaagtaccggaccgttaatcagtatcggtaagagtagtaataccgttaaaaccttaacgatacccatccctagccGCACCGCGTCTCTTCCATTATGACCGCGCATACcgcatttaaaataatgaacttgagcaaaaaaaaaaaaaaaaaagacgtgatatgtgaacggccccttaatgGGTAAAAAGGTTTACTTTCGGTTGACGGTTAATATGAGCATCCATAACTGCCATATAAACAATGTAACAtacaaaatgaattaattttaagccacatctttcttgctctgaatctgccataaaataaaattaaagtttattgatctttgaaaaggtgcGTTATGCCATtctcattatat
Proteins encoded in this window:
- the LOC113048279 gene encoding adiponectin receptor protein 2-like, which codes for MSASTDHRSYSPSQNGCLFSRRVVHEKEEKTTEKEEEEDKSSDEGLLLQAHHAMERMEEFVHKMWEGRWRVIPHDVLPDWLKDNDFLLHGHRPPMPSFRACFKSIFRIHTETGNIWTHLLGCLFFLCLGIVYMFRPNMTFVAPFQEKIVIGAFFLGAILCLSFSWLFHTVYCHSEGVSRVFSKLDYSGIAFLIMGSFVPWLYYSFYCSPQPCFIYLIVVCVLGVTAIIVSQCDFFATPQYRGVRAGVFVGLGLSGVVPTLHFMITEGFLRATTMGQMGWLFLMAALYITGACLYAARIPERFFPGKCDIWFHSHQLFHILVVAGAFVHFHGVSNLQEFRYTAGGGCAEEGGA